The following proteins come from a genomic window of Gynuella sunshinyii YC6258:
- a CDS encoding non-ribosomal peptide synthetase, which produces MASDLLTQTQGLPSGCEKLTSSQQAVYLDQIINPEVPAYNIGIKINCDSRFEPDSIRAAVEALCVQHAFLRAVLVEIEGEVLQKTSGDFKPEIEFVDYSGIENASQEGDEYLKQRLHDTYDLFRAGWRAVVVKVNDHYWKILLCGHHLFLDGVSVVNLFEGFLRNLEQLHLGVTFAQLTQASDWSYRDYIQEDQAYRASARYQKDKQFWQQKYQTIPDCVLPPVGVPSKATDKSTFERVYIPRAVYNQLEKPITAHGLSMAHFAIALIACYYARLKNLDELVIGVPVHNRTKARYRHTIGMFASMMPVRLRIDKGQSFLSLLEEVSREVRSGFRAQRFPVAEINRLCQLSQIGRRQLFDISVSYESKYVESDYAGGTFKGITMPLGYENTPAALALKDHYEQGDICLELNCNSLFVEADEVLRVCQRLKYMAEVLSEGLNKPIAELPIVTPDEQHDQVHTLNQSFFAWRERQPDRPKLIHELFDECAGRYGDQPAVQHRPCEGTEELLGYQQLRTRVDRVARYLCEREIPSGSIVGVYLSRRADLLAVILGILKAGCAYLPLSVETPVDRVIKLTGLTRSPLLLVDDQTTVEQFAGDPAMVVVTADNALAYDSSAVVTFPVVHPNDLAYVTFTSGSTGEPKGVMVQHDAIQSIFQAWRESYPLSPGNCRILQMANVNFDVFSGDWVRALCSGNTLILCDRQKLLSPAQLYQELLDCHITFAEFVPAVLRSLVEYMITEGLRFPPLDMLVVGSDSWYHHDTKQLLSVLGEQTRFINSYGATEAAVDSTWYEIHPDQAFVGNMAPIGKPFANTCTYVLDDNGQCLPFGSIGELYIGGPGVSLGYLNQPELTAEKFVQNPFLQDGSRCYRTGDMVRYLADGNIEYIGRTDNQIKINGYRIELAEIEDQLAAIEFIKHAVVTGQKNHLGTPRLVAYIELQDDISAGLQPIPAIKETLNRNLPKYMVPAAFKLIDQWPLSANGKVDKKALSTIDADIFHDDYLPPVSAAEKILTDIWAKLFRIDAEQLSINANFFELGGDSILSIQVVSRASAAGLKLTIKQVFEHQTIAELAASTELRAATVVDQSPVTGSAPLLPIQMRFFDDETGLDHYNQSILLTTTPAFDPQCLPALVQALYQRHDVLRLRFHHAADGWQAEHLPLTDERLHDTVDIVTLPTVDQELLQTVCDQAHQSLSVGDGPLLKLVYIGQADAATPGYLFMTVHHLVVDGVSWRILLEDIHTLLDQHKAGKPLSLAAKTTSYQTWGRFLHEYARSEVFIEHLNYWHEVSLMGTDSFQAAAPVITETPPKSTGSINIGFDAELTGPLIHQAGRRYRTNTTELLLSALYLAIYRLTGCTRVAVDLEHHGRENLSPEIDLSETVGWFTSLYPHVPVLSSSFDWHDPETLICEIKESVRRIPVNGIGYGLCRYLLQDAAVPPQADIAFNYLGRFEALADGRYFSAIVENYGQVSSHLRQPEHGLTFDGWVKDEALQFTLNYDTTRYNEAFVQSLADQFAAAVRELTGHCVATGHGRLTPSDIDLTTVSRVQLQAWQQQFEQQNRTLVNVYPASMMQQGMLFHSLFDKSSYHTQLLFELSGEFDTEAFHRAWQQVLERHDILRTCLVAQQDGQWQQLVFQGIELPWRYADISDQPEAEQHQLIEEYRLEDKRQGFDLSDAPLMRVAVWKTAARCHQILLSQHHILTDGWSMPLILSELLALYAAGLTRQPCQLASPVPYHHFIRWQLQQDSTRARHYWQQQLADFQTPTPLPGQLTRSGGAHPHSPGYTHLQVVFSPAETARLSAFARQTQTTVNIVLQAAWACLLSSYSHETTVTFGVTTSGRPAELPGVETMVGLFINTLPVMVDVPADVTIADWLQQLHQTQVGSEEFSYLPFAEINRLVDKDPHTPLFDSLLVFENYPSAESLDHSLEAASLQLTGLHNYEETNFPLTVVATLGETLALDLGFLAGDFDADIMNTLPQRLKQMILQVTDDARQPLAAISPVDAVEQQQLLNEFNRTARPFADQLTMHQWFEQQVQASPDHCAVICGDERLSYRQLDERANQLAHLLRARQVGANTPVGLACYRSLEMIIGLWGILKAGGAYVPLEPDYPIERLQDIVDTSGLQWVLTHQSAGVKLQSVTQIVLDEGSVIDQLDAQSTAAITEEPACATDLAYIIFTSGSTGKPKGVMIEHRALVNRIDWMQREYGLDHNDVVLQKTPFSFDVSVWEFTWPLVCGATLVVARPEGHKDPHYLQAISAEHRVTTLHFVPSMLRVMLESGQWSGFSSVRQVFCSGEALTTDLVERHYQQHHAALHNLYGPTEAAIDVSYFPCQAAPAGVATTAVSNVSIGWPIQNIQLYILGRQQQLLPVGAVGELYIGGVGLARGYARRDDLTDERFVQVSLTDAAPVRLYRTGDLARWRADGSIDYLGRMDDQVKIRGLRIELTEVQQHILALAGVRSAAVITRPDRLQQPRIVAYVVGEEGESLQPEQIQTALQSQLPDYMVPAAVVMLAELPVTGNGKLDRKALPDPDFNASGDEYVAPRGELAQRLTQIWSDLLALPAEHISAGDDFFELGGHSLLAIRLMTALRAEFDPDIDIRSVFERSRLQQQAEWLAQRAQRSNRTTMAVPVIQPAGDWHLRDSIPASFAQQRLWFLDRVMQDSAQYHLLAAIEVTGAFRITIAEQALNTILDRHPVLRCQYHGEGEQVFQRINRDQRLTVSRLGHHGAMAAECYPQMAGFVRQPFALDRDLPIRAGWLETADDAGVLLLAMHHIAFDGWSMTLLAQEFSELYSAALEQRPAQLPAVELSYFDYAVWQRDFLNADQPALQAQLEYWQTHLQGIPEVHSLVTDFPRQANQQHIAGRCDIHLDQSLLQDLKILAGAEKVSLFMLLHAGFSVLLSRYANDTDIVMGTPVAGRLQKELENVIGMFVNTLVLRADCRPEQTFRQLLHDIRDTHLSAQQHQDVPFEWLVEQLNPGRSAHYSPIIQIMLSMNNNQPIDMQLPDLQLTLHDGQQYLQRQAAEALEFPGKFELLLNVEEQADSLLLVFEYSRALWQPETMARLADSFATLLRAIVDNSDRRLDELPLCASAEGLSAPMVAHERGYGPEDSIARLFEQYADRSPEQIALVAAGQHLSYGELNRRANQLARHLQTLGAAPGALIGTCLPRSPELIVALLAILKTGAAYVPLDPDYPPSRLDYMLSDSQLSILIQSAAPATSWTATGVKVCTLDATLQQALDQLATDNPDCPSQAADAAYINYTSGSTGQPKGVITPHRGVLRLVRQCRFMTLDEQTRFLQLSSISFDAATLEIWGPLLNGGSLVLYPAQAFDIQILNQLIRQHDINSLWLTSALFDLWSHAEGLEHCHSLRWIAAGGDVVNPQAVRRVYERLPEATLINGYGPTENTTFTCCYAIPATHPAVQALPLGTPVNGTRVHILDRHQQPLPQGAIGELYAGGEGLALGYLHQPELTRERFIDHPQFGRIYRSGDLVRVNHAGQVEFVGRVDDQVKIRGYRIEPGEIERRLLSHPAVQAAVVVVVWTDDAQQKDLVAYLVATDPQQTESAINAARTHLREQLPAYMVPAFFMALDEIPVTRNGKVDRGALPRPVISAIGSTYVEPVSATEQQLCAIWSRLLKADAANISATDDFFDLGGHSLLSIKLQTEIKEHFDIEIPVVTIFEASTLNTMAANIDILRIQHGMADDTATDEHTDREIFEL; this is translated from the coding sequence ATGGCTTCGGACTTACTGACGCAAACACAGGGCCTGCCTTCAGGTTGCGAAAAGCTGACTTCTTCACAACAGGCCGTCTACCTGGATCAGATCATAAATCCGGAAGTACCGGCCTACAATATAGGCATCAAGATAAATTGTGACAGCAGGTTCGAGCCGGACAGCATCAGAGCCGCTGTCGAAGCCCTCTGTGTTCAGCATGCTTTTTTACGGGCGGTACTGGTAGAAATTGAAGGTGAAGTGCTGCAAAAGACCAGCGGGGATTTTAAGCCGGAAATCGAGTTTGTTGATTATTCAGGTATCGAAAATGCCTCTCAAGAGGGTGATGAATATCTGAAACAACGCCTTCATGATACCTATGATCTGTTCCGAGCCGGCTGGCGGGCAGTGGTGGTTAAAGTTAACGATCACTACTGGAAAATACTGCTGTGTGGCCACCATCTGTTTCTTGATGGCGTGTCAGTGGTTAATCTGTTTGAAGGTTTTCTACGCAACCTCGAACAACTTCATTTGGGTGTAACCTTCGCACAACTGACTCAGGCAAGTGACTGGAGTTACCGGGATTACATTCAGGAAGATCAGGCATATCGCGCTTCTGCCCGTTATCAGAAAGACAAACAGTTCTGGCAACAGAAATACCAGACCATTCCCGATTGTGTACTGCCACCTGTCGGCGTACCGTCCAAAGCCACAGACAAAAGTACCTTCGAACGTGTCTACATCCCCCGGGCAGTCTATAACCAACTTGAAAAACCGATCACCGCGCACGGATTATCGATGGCCCATTTTGCCATCGCCCTGATTGCCTGTTATTACGCACGTCTGAAAAATCTCGATGAACTGGTCATCGGTGTACCGGTTCATAACCGAACCAAAGCCCGATATCGTCATACCATCGGTATGTTTGCGTCGATGATGCCGGTCAGGCTCCGCATTGATAAAGGCCAGTCATTTTTATCACTGCTCGAAGAGGTTTCCAGAGAAGTTCGCAGTGGTTTTCGTGCCCAACGGTTTCCGGTGGCCGAAATCAATCGGCTGTGTCAGCTATCCCAGATCGGCCGGCGGCAGTTGTTCGATATCAGCGTGTCTTATGAAAGCAAATATGTTGAGAGCGATTATGCCGGTGGCACATTTAAGGGTATTACCATGCCGCTCGGGTATGAAAACACTCCAGCTGCACTGGCACTGAAAGATCACTATGAACAAGGCGATATTTGTCTGGAGCTGAACTGCAACTCCCTGTTTGTCGAAGCCGACGAAGTACTGCGGGTCTGCCAGCGCTTAAAGTATATGGCAGAAGTACTGTCTGAGGGTTTGAATAAACCGATTGCTGAGCTACCCATCGTCACACCGGATGAACAGCATGATCAGGTACACACCCTGAACCAATCGTTTTTCGCCTGGCGTGAACGTCAGCCAGACAGGCCAAAACTGATACATGAGTTATTTGATGAGTGTGCCGGGCGTTACGGTGATCAACCGGCGGTGCAGCATCGTCCCTGCGAGGGTACAGAGGAGCTGCTTGGCTACCAGCAGTTACGTACCCGTGTGGATCGGGTGGCCCGTTACCTGTGCGAACGGGAGATACCGTCGGGCAGTATCGTTGGGGTTTACCTGTCAAGGCGCGCCGATTTGCTGGCTGTTATTCTCGGTATCCTCAAAGCCGGATGTGCGTACCTGCCACTGTCAGTGGAGACGCCTGTTGACCGTGTGATCAAACTGACAGGGCTGACCCGCAGTCCGTTATTGTTGGTAGACGATCAGACCACTGTCGAACAGTTTGCCGGCGACCCTGCCATGGTTGTGGTTACGGCTGACAATGCTCTGGCTTACGACAGTTCAGCAGTCGTGACCTTTCCTGTCGTGCATCCAAACGATCTTGCCTATGTCACGTTTACGTCCGGTTCTACCGGTGAACCGAAGGGCGTCATGGTACAGCATGATGCCATACAGAGTATTTTTCAGGCCTGGCGCGAGAGCTATCCGCTGAGTCCTGGCAACTGTCGTATTCTGCAAATGGCTAATGTGAATTTCGACGTTTTCAGCGGTGACTGGGTGCGGGCATTGTGCTCGGGAAATACGCTGATCTTGTGCGACCGGCAGAAACTGTTGTCTCCCGCGCAGCTCTATCAGGAACTGCTGGACTGCCATATCACCTTTGCCGAATTCGTACCCGCCGTACTGCGTAGTTTAGTTGAATACATGATCACGGAAGGGTTGCGATTTCCGCCGCTGGACATGCTCGTCGTCGGCTCTGACAGCTGGTACCACCACGACACCAAACAACTGTTGAGTGTGCTCGGGGAACAGACCCGGTTTATCAATTCTTATGGTGCCACCGAAGCCGCAGTGGACAGTACCTGGTATGAAATTCACCCGGATCAGGCCTTCGTTGGCAATATGGCGCCCATTGGCAAGCCGTTTGCCAACACCTGTACCTACGTGCTTGATGATAATGGCCAGTGTCTGCCGTTTGGCAGTATTGGCGAACTCTACATCGGAGGCCCTGGGGTCAGCCTCGGTTATTTGAATCAGCCGGAGTTGACGGCAGAGAAGTTTGTACAGAACCCCTTTCTGCAGGATGGCAGCCGTTGTTATCGCACGGGGGATATGGTGCGTTATCTGGCCGATGGCAATATTGAGTACATTGGCCGTACCGATAACCAGATCAAAATCAATGGCTATCGGATTGAACTGGCTGAGATCGAGGATCAGCTGGCGGCCATCGAATTTATCAAACACGCGGTTGTCACCGGACAAAAAAATCACCTTGGTACTCCCCGGCTGGTTGCTTATATCGAGTTACAGGACGACATCAGTGCCGGGTTGCAGCCGATACCGGCCATCAAAGAAACCCTCAATCGCAACCTACCGAAGTATATGGTGCCGGCTGCGTTCAAGCTGATTGATCAGTGGCCGTTGTCGGCGAATGGCAAGGTGGATAAAAAAGCATTGTCGACCATAGATGCAGATATTTTCCATGATGACTATCTGCCGCCTGTTTCAGCCGCAGAAAAAATCCTGACGGATATTTGGGCGAAATTGTTTCGCATCGATGCAGAGCAGCTGAGTATCAATGCCAATTTTTTTGAACTTGGCGGCGATTCCATTTTATCCATCCAGGTGGTATCGCGCGCGTCCGCCGCGGGTTTGAAACTGACCATCAAACAGGTATTTGAACATCAGACTATCGCCGAGTTGGCAGCCTCTACGGAACTGCGTGCTGCCACTGTTGTGGATCAATCTCCGGTCACCGGATCGGCACCGTTGCTGCCGATTCAGATGCGGTTCTTCGATGATGAAACCGGCCTCGATCATTACAATCAGTCTATCCTGCTGACGACCACCCCGGCGTTTGACCCGCAATGTCTGCCGGCGCTGGTGCAGGCGCTGTATCAGCGTCACGATGTGTTGCGGCTGCGGTTCCATCATGCTGCCGATGGCTGGCAGGCGGAACACCTGCCGCTGACGGATGAACGTCTGCACGACACGGTGGATATCGTTACCTTGCCAACGGTCGATCAGGAGCTGCTGCAAACGGTCTGTGATCAGGCGCATCAAAGTCTGTCTGTGGGTGATGGTCCGCTGCTCAAGCTGGTCTATATCGGTCAAGCGGATGCGGCGACTCCCGGTTATTTGTTCATGACCGTTCATCACCTGGTCGTGGATGGGGTGTCCTGGCGGATACTGCTGGAAGATATTCATACCCTGCTGGATCAGCATAAAGCTGGCAAACCATTGAGTCTTGCGGCAAAAACCACCTCCTATCAGACCTGGGGCCGGTTTCTGCACGAGTATGCCCGGTCGGAGGTATTTATTGAGCATCTTAACTACTGGCACGAAGTCAGTCTTATGGGTACCGACAGCTTTCAGGCTGCTGCTCCGGTCATCACTGAGACTCCGCCAAAATCCACCGGCAGTATCAACATCGGATTTGATGCCGAACTGACCGGGCCCCTGATCCATCAAGCTGGCCGGCGTTATCGCACCAATACCACCGAGCTGCTGCTCAGCGCTCTCTATCTGGCCATTTACCGGCTAACCGGATGCACTCGCGTAGCCGTCGATCTGGAACACCATGGTCGTGAAAATCTGAGTCCGGAGATCGATCTCAGCGAAACTGTTGGCTGGTTTACCAGTCTCTATCCCCATGTGCCTGTCCTGTCATCGTCGTTCGACTGGCACGATCCGGAAACACTGATCTGCGAAATAAAAGAAAGTGTTCGGCGAATTCCGGTCAATGGTATCGGTTATGGCCTGTGTCGTTATCTGTTACAGGATGCCGCCGTGCCACCGCAGGCCGACATTGCTTTCAACTATCTCGGCCGTTTTGAAGCCCTTGCCGATGGTCGTTATTTTTCCGCCATCGTTGAAAACTACGGTCAGGTGAGCAGTCATCTGCGCCAGCCGGAACATGGTCTGACGTTCGACGGCTGGGTCAAAGATGAGGCACTGCAATTTACCCTGAATTACGACACCACCCGCTACAACGAAGCGTTTGTCCAGTCACTGGCAGATCAGTTTGCAGCAGCGGTCAGGGAACTGACCGGACATTGTGTGGCCACCGGTCATGGCCGCCTGACACCCTCAGACATCGACCTGACCACCGTCAGCCGGGTTCAGTTACAGGCCTGGCAACAACAGTTTGAACAGCAGAACCGCACTCTGGTGAACGTCTATCCGGCCTCGATGATGCAGCAGGGTATGCTGTTTCACAGCCTGTTCGATAAAAGCAGTTATCACACTCAATTGCTGTTTGAGCTGAGCGGCGAATTTGATACCGAAGCGTTCCATAGAGCATGGCAGCAGGTGCTGGAGCGCCACGATATCCTGCGTACCTGCCTGGTGGCTCAGCAGGATGGTCAATGGCAGCAACTGGTCTTCCAGGGCATCGAACTGCCATGGCGATACGCAGATATCAGTGATCAGCCTGAAGCAGAACAGCATCAACTGATCGAAGAATACCGGCTGGAAGACAAGCGTCAGGGCTTTGATCTCAGTGATGCACCGTTGATGCGGGTGGCGGTGTGGAAAACGGCTGCCCGGTGTCATCAGATACTGTTGTCGCAACATCATATCCTCACCGATGGCTGGAGCATGCCGCTGATACTGTCTGAACTGCTGGCACTGTACGCCGCCGGACTCACTCGGCAACCCTGTCAACTGGCCAGCCCGGTACCGTACCATCACTTTATTCGCTGGCAGCTGCAACAGGACAGTACCCGGGCCCGCCACTACTGGCAGCAACAGCTGGCAGACTTTCAGACGCCGACACCGTTACCCGGGCAACTCACCCGTAGCGGTGGAGCGCATCCGCACAGCCCCGGTTACACCCATCTGCAAGTTGTGTTCAGCCCTGCCGAGACCGCCCGGTTGAGCGCGTTTGCGCGGCAGACCCAGACCACCGTGAATATTGTTTTGCAGGCAGCCTGGGCCTGTCTGCTGTCCAGTTACAGCCATGAAACCACGGTGACGTTCGGGGTGACCACCTCCGGTCGCCCGGCCGAACTGCCAGGGGTGGAAACCATGGTGGGGCTGTTTATCAATACGCTGCCGGTCATGGTGGATGTACCGGCTGATGTCACCATTGCCGACTGGCTGCAACAGCTGCATCAGACTCAGGTTGGCAGTGAAGAATTCAGTTATCTGCCGTTCGCGGAAATCAACCGGCTGGTGGACAAAGACCCTCATACACCGTTGTTCGACAGTCTGCTGGTGTTTGAAAACTATCCCTCCGCCGAGTCTCTGGATCACAGTCTGGAAGCCGCGTCATTACAGCTCACGGGTCTCCATAATTACGAAGAAACCAATTTCCCGCTGACCGTAGTCGCCACGCTGGGTGAAACCCTGGCACTGGATCTGGGCTTTCTGGCCGGGGATTTTGATGCGGACATCATGAATACTCTGCCGCAACGGCTCAAACAGATGATTCTGCAAGTGACAGACGACGCCCGCCAGCCACTCGCGGCCATCAGTCCCGTCGATGCTGTCGAGCAACAACAACTGTTGAACGAGTTTAATCGGACCGCACGACCCTTTGCTGATCAATTGACCATGCATCAATGGTTTGAGCAGCAGGTCCAGGCCAGCCCGGACCATTGCGCGGTGATCTGTGGTGACGAACGTCTGAGCTATCGTCAACTCGATGAGCGTGCCAATCAGCTGGCCCATCTGCTGCGTGCCAGACAGGTGGGTGCCAATACCCCGGTCGGGCTGGCCTGTTATCGCAGCCTTGAAATGATCATCGGTCTCTGGGGCATACTCAAGGCCGGTGGCGCATATGTGCCGTTGGAGCCGGATTATCCCATTGAGCGCCTGCAGGACATTGTCGATACCAGTGGACTGCAATGGGTACTGACCCATCAATCGGCAGGGGTTAAATTGCAGTCTGTCACTCAGATCGTCCTGGATGAAGGGTCGGTCATCGATCAGCTGGATGCTCAGTCAACGGCTGCGATCACCGAAGAACCGGCGTGTGCCACCGATCTGGCCTACATCATTTTTACCTCCGGATCGACCGGCAAACCCAAAGGCGTGATGATTGAGCACCGGGCGCTGGTCAATCGTATCGACTGGATGCAACGCGAATATGGTCTGGATCACAATGACGTGGTCCTGCAAAAAACGCCCTTCAGTTTTGATGTCTCGGTGTGGGAATTCACCTGGCCACTGGTCTGTGGTGCCACTCTGGTGGTGGCCAGACCGGAAGGTCATAAAGATCCACACTATCTTCAGGCCATCAGTGCTGAACACCGGGTCACGACCCTGCATTTTGTGCCCTCCATGCTGCGAGTCATGCTTGAAAGCGGCCAGTGGAGCGGGTTCAGCAGTGTCCGGCAGGTGTTCTGTAGCGGGGAGGCGCTGACCACGGATCTGGTCGAACGTCACTATCAGCAGCATCACGCTGCGCTGCACAACTTATATGGCCCGACGGAAGCGGCCATCGATGTCAGCTATTTTCCCTGTCAGGCTGCGCCGGCTGGCGTTGCGACCACTGCGGTCAGCAATGTGTCCATCGGTTGGCCGATCCAGAATATTCAACTGTACATACTTGGACGACAGCAACAGCTGTTACCGGTGGGGGCCGTTGGCGAACTGTATATTGGTGGTGTCGGCCTTGCCCGTGGCTATGCCCGGCGCGATGACCTGACCGATGAACGTTTCGTGCAGGTAAGCCTTACGGATGCCGCCCCGGTGCGCCTCTACCGGACTGGAGATCTGGCGCGCTGGCGGGCCGATGGCAGCATTGATTATCTCGGTCGCATGGACGATCAGGTGAAGATCCGTGGCCTGCGTATCGAGCTGACCGAAGTGCAGCAGCACATTCTGGCGCTCGCCGGTGTGCGCTCGGCGGCCGTCATTACCCGACCTGACCGGCTTCAGCAGCCCCGCATCGTGGCCTACGTGGTCGGTGAGGAGGGCGAGTCTTTGCAGCCGGAACAGATTCAGACCGCTCTGCAGTCACAATTACCCGATTACATGGTGCCGGCTGCTGTCGTGATGCTGGCGGAACTGCCGGTCACCGGCAATGGCAAGCTTGACCGCAAAGCCCTGCCGGATCCCGATTTTAATGCCTCCGGTGACGAATATGTTGCGCCCCGCGGAGAGCTGGCCCAACGACTGACACAGATCTGGTCTGATCTGCTGGCCCTGCCGGCTGAACACATCAGTGCCGGCGATGACTTCTTTGAACTGGGGGGGCATTCGTTACTGGCCATCCGGCTCATGACTGCGTTGCGGGCTGAATTTGATCCGGACATCGATATTCGCAGCGTGTTCGAACGCAGCCGTTTACAGCAACAGGCCGAGTGGCTGGCACAACGGGCACAACGCAGCAACCGGACAACAATGGCAGTGCCGGTGATACAGCCGGCCGGCGACTGGCATCTGCGAGACTCCATTCCGGCGTCGTTTGCCCAGCAGCGACTGTGGTTTCTGGACCGGGTCATGCAGGACAGCGCCCAATACCATCTGCTCGCTGCCATCGAGGTGACCGGAGCGTTCAGGATCACCATTGCCGAGCAGGCACTGAACACAATTCTGGACCGGCACCCGGTACTGCGCTGTCAGTATCACGGTGAAGGCGAGCAGGTGTTTCAACGCATCAACCGCGATCAGCGTTTGACTGTCAGCCGACTGGGCCACCATGGTGCCATGGCCGCCGAGTGTTATCCGCAGATGGCCGGTTTTGTCCGTCAGCCGTTTGCCCTGGATCGGGATTTGCCGATACGGGCCGGCTGGCTGGAAACTGCCGATGATGCCGGCGTACTGCTGCTGGCCATGCATCATATTGCCTTTGATGGCTGGTCGATGACCTTGCTGGCGCAGGAATTTTCAGAACTGTACTCCGCTGCGCTGGAGCAGCGGCCGGCGCAACTGCCCGCGGTTGAACTCAGTTATTTTGACTATGCCGTCTGGCAGCGGGATTTTCTCAACGCCGATCAGCCGGCTTTGCAGGCGCAGCTGGAGTACTGGCAGACCCATCTCCAGGGGATTCCCGAAGTACACAGTCTGGTGACTGATTTCCCCCGTCAGGCCAATCAACAGCATATTGCCGGTCGTTGTGACATCCATCTGGATCAGAGCCTGCTGCAGGATCTCAAAATCCTGGCCGGTGCCGAAAAAGTCTCCCTGTTCATGCTGCTGCATGCTGGTTTTTCAGTGCTGTTGTCCCGTTATGCCAATGACACCGATATTGTCATGGGCACGCCGGTGGCCGGACGGTTGCAAAAAGAACTGGAAAACGTCATCGGCATGTTCGTCAACACCCTGGTACTGCGGGCGGATTGCCGGCCTGAACAGACGTTTCGACAGTTACTGCACGATATCCGCGACACCCACTTATCGGCGCAGCAGCATCAGGATGTTCCATTCGAATGGCTGGTGGAGCAGCTCAATCCGGGTCGCAGCGCCCATTACAGCCCGATCATCCAGATCATGCTGAGCATGAACAACAACCAGCCGATAGATATGCAGCTGCCGGATCTGCAACTGACCCTGCACGATGGCCAGCAATATCTGCAACGTCAGGCGGCCGAGGCACTGGAGTTTCCCGGCAAGTTCGAGCTGCTGCTGAATGTGGAAGAACAGGCCGATAGTCTGCTGCTGGTATTTGAATACAGCCGTGCTCTCTGGCAACCAGAGACCATGGCGCGGCTGGCAGACAGTTTCGCGACCCTGCTACGGGCCATTGTTGATAACAGTGATCGTCGTCTCGACGAGCTGCCATTATGTGCTTCAGCCGAGGGATTATCGGCACCGATGGTTGCACATGAACGCGGTTATGGCCCGGAGGATTCCATTGCCCGGCTGTTCGAGCAATATGCCGACCGCAGTCCGGAACAGATTGCGCTGGTAGCGGCCGGTCAACACCTGAGTTATGGCGAACTCAACCGCCGCGCCAATCAGCTTGCGCGTCATCTGCAAACCCTGGGCGCGGCTCCCGGAGCCCTGATCGGCACTTGTCTGCCGCGCTCGCCGGAGTTGATCGTGGCGCTGCTGGCCATACTCAAGACCGGTGCCGCCTACGTGCCACTGGATCCCGATTATCCGCCATCGCGACTCGACTACATGCTGAGCGACAGCCAGCTGAGTATCCTGATACAGTCGGCTGCACCGGCGACCTCATGGACTGCGACCGGAGTAAAGGTCTGTACCCTGGACGCCACGCTGCAACAGGCGCTGGATCAGTTGGCGACGGATAACCCTGACTGCCCGTCGCAGGCAGCAGATGCGGCCTATATCAACTATACCTCCGGCTCCACCGGGCAGCCTAAAGGTGTAATCACACCGCATCGCGGTGTGCTGCGACTGGTACGGCAATGCCGGTTCATGACGCTGGATGAACAGACCCGTTTCCTGCAACTGTCATCGATTTCCTTTGATGCCGCGACCCTGGAAATCTGGGGGCCGCTGCTGAACGGCGGCAGTCTGGTGCTGTATCCGGCCCAGGCCTTCGATATTCAGATCCTCAATCAGTTGATCCGGCAACATGACATCAACAGCCTGTGGCTGACATCCGCCCTGTTCGACCTCTGGAGTCATGCCGAGGGGCTGGAACATTGTCACTCCCTGCGCTGGATCGCCGCCGGCGGTGATGTGGTCAACCCGCAGGCGGTGCGACGGGTCTATGAGCGGCTGCCGGAAGCCACGCTGATCAACGGTTACGGGCCGACCGAAAACACCACCTTCACCTGCTGCTATGCCATTCCCGCGACCCATCCGGCCGTACAGGCACTGCCTCTGGGAACGCCGGTCAATGGCACCCGTGTCCATATTCTGGATCGTCATCAGCAACCACTGCCCCAGGGTGCCATCGGCGAACTGTATGCCGGGGGTGAAGGTCTGGCCCTTGGTTATCTGCATCAGCCGGAACTGACCCGCGAACGCTTTATCGATCATCCGCAATTCGGCCGTATCTATCGCAGTGGCGATCTGGTGCGTGTCAATCACGCCGGTCAGGTTGAATTTGTCGGCCGTGTTGACGATCAGGTGAAAATTCGCGGTTACCGCATCGAACCCGGTGAAATTGAACGCCGGTTGTTGAGCCATCC